Below is a window of Stigmatopora nigra isolate UIUO_SnigA chromosome 3, RoL_Snig_1.1, whole genome shotgun sequence DNA.
AGGTGGTGGGAACAACTAATTGTGACTGATTCATATCATATCTCATCAcattctctgaaccgctttatcctctttagggtcgcggggagtgctggagcctatcccagctgaccccgGGTCAGAGCCAGGcaataccctgaatcggtggccagccaaacgcACCAGTAGACatacaaccatgcactctcacacccatcactaggggcaatttagagtgtccaatcagcgtaccatacatgtttttggaatgtgggaggaaaccggagtacccagaggaaacccacgcagccccgagagaacatgtaaactccacacaggttgacgcgagctggatttgaacccaggaccccggaagtgtgaggtcgacgcgctaaccactggcTCCACCGGGCCttcatttcatatatatattttattttgaggatATTTCAGGACAACTCacttaaaaaatctaaattctgCCCAAGATTTGCCTTCTCAACAAGTTTGACCACTGTAGGATTTAAAGTGTCTAAATAAAGCTAGACAGACCGATGGTGTTTCCATTGAATTGTGATATTATTCACTGTAATGATGATATGACTCCACAGATTCAGGCTCGCTACAGCTTCGTCAAACTAAATTTGACGGCGATGACGATGATGCTGACAGTGCCGTGATGACTGCAGCTGTGCCTGCGACCTTGCGGCCCATCTATGATGGGCCAAAACCGACTCCACCCCAGAAAGCTTTTCAACCAGGCTCCACTCCTCTCCATCTCACTCACCGCTTTATGGTAGTTAGCAATAATGGATTATTTAAACTTTTTGTGACTCACATTCTGTGAAAAGTCTTAGTTATGGCTGCCAAAATTAGTGTCTGATTCCTAAGTCTTCTTTAGATGTGGAACTCTGTGGGGATGGTGAGAGGCTACAATGATGAGCAAGACAATGCCATTGATGTGGAGTTTCATGACACAGCTGTTCACCACGCTATGCACCTCACCAACACACTGGGCCACACCATGACTGACATCTCCCAGGAGGCTGTGCTACTGGCCTGCCCGAGCACGTATGAGCTGGCAAGGTATGCCTACTAAGGAccagagcaggggtgggcaaacttgtCCTCAGGTGCTGatttgggtgcaggtttttgttccaactgatccagcacagacagtgtGCTGGCCCCCTGGTTGAGAGTCATTGGAGATTGTGACACAAATCTCACTTATCCATTCATAGAACGTCTGTCGTCTTGTATTCATACAATGAATGGATAATAGTGTTGTCAAGCGATTAAAATTCTTAATTGTGATTTATCACATTCGGTCCATAGTTAACTCACTTataatcactttttttaaatgtcaaaatgattGTGTTCTAAGTTTTGAATATACCTATCAATACAGAAGAAATGTTGACCATAACTGGTTTATTCGTGTTCTGACATTGTTAAGGTAAAAGAGTGCACATTAATACACTATTCCCCCCCTTAATCTTCTTGCCCACCGGATACCTTTAACTAGATCTCACTCACTAAACTATAAACACGCATGAGTTGTCACCATTGCCAGTATAACCCAGCTTTTCTTGAGTCACTTAGCAAACGGAACCACACACCTCTACCGTGTACCACAATATATACTGtgaacaaatatacatatagtacatttaTTGAGTGCAAGATCCCTAAGCCTTCAGCATATGTGCAATCATTGCTATTCTTTCCCCTTCCAACCCGTGTGAACTGGAGCCGGTCACAAATAGGGGTGGGTGCAATTCCAAAAAGAATTGAAtgcaaaatgttcaaatgtCTACCATATtactatgttaaaaaaaaagaaataaaacaaagtgtcaaattgaatgagaaaaaaaaaggtaagaatAATTTTAGAAAGTTAAATTGCAGAAAAATTAGGCCTTGCTCCGATTAGAGCTGCAACAACAGAAAAAGGCTTTTTCCGTGTGGGACAGCCCTGAGCTATTTTTATTCAAGGGAGCAAATTGCCAGTGTATGGAATCGCTCACCATGGAAAAGCCATCCGGTGGTGAGAAGTAAACAATAAATTCCTACCTTATTGTTAGTAAGATAGCTACAGGAAAGTacaatttgtttaaaattgGGGATAACCATTGCTGTGCATAAGCTTCCAAGATGATAATAGAACACCAATTACCATTTAATGGAGATACATTGTAAAGTTGtgtaaatacaatgttttttctaCAATTCTTTTGAATATGAATTGCAACAACTacatccttttttatttttttttaaagcaaattacACTGCCTTCACTTTTCATCCTGGGACACCAACAAGGAGTGGATGGTTGACCTGCCTAAGGGTGAGGATGCAAGGGCATTGTGTCTTGGTCAAGGCTGGGCGGCAATAGCCACGAGCGCCCTCATGGTCAGGCTTTTTTCCATCGGAGGAGTACAAAAGGAAATCTTCAGTCTGCCTGGATCTGTCGTTTGCATGGCAGGGCATGGAGAACAGTTGTTGATCGTCTACCACAGAGGTATGCCTGGACAAAAAaggcgtttttattttttgcatgctttttttttcaacattatttcattttttaaatgtacactaGATTAACAGTGcaagaaaaatgtttgattcAAAATGATGTAGCCAAACCTTTGGTTGATATGTGGAAAATATCTAAATACCTTGCATGAATTAATATTTCTGTCTCACTTTAAAATCACTAGGCACAGGTTTTGATGGTGAGCAAGCACTGGGTGTGCAGCTATTACAATTTGGTCGCAAACGGAAGCAAATCATCAATGGTGAACCTCTTCCACTCTCGCCCAAATCCTACCTAGCCTGGCTAGGATTCACTGCTGAGGGTATACCTATGTTTTTCTtcaacatgtatttatttattttttaatttggactcaaaattgaaatattggGAATGGTGTTTGCAAAACTTCCCATCGTTATTGTGGAATGAGTTGACTAATAATTATGATCACGTAAgtgtattttctttgtttttcatttcattatttttaagagTTCTGCCTGGTATTGGGTTTCTAGGTACCCCATGTTATGTTGATTCTGAGGGGGTGGTACGAATGCTGAACCGCTCATTAGGCTTCACATGGACACCAGTTTGTAACACGAGAGACACGTGCAAAAGCAAATCTGACCACTACTGGGTAGTTGGGGTTCATGAGAACCCTCAGCAACTCAGGTAAGTCCATCATTGCTAAAATTGTGTCCCGTATTcggcatttaaaaacaaaatgtatgccTATAACACAAGAGTTTTAGTACAAtgcaatatacagtgttccctcgcttatcgcggttaatggggaccgggaccaccctctaagtgcatttccgcgaagtaaggattccccttcaaaaatgcttaattccaaaacatgtttgtttgttttttacccccctgtatacagtacaccatatagaatacgggtagagagagtgaaattcatgttataacaaaaaaaaactgatgaaaaaatatgttgtttcaatgtaatatttgtattttttttttccccaaaaaaatctgcgaagctctgagtccgcgatagctgaactgcgaagtagcaggggaacactgtataatcAAAATCTGGTCTGTTTTTAAGGTGTATACCATGTAAAGGCTCGAGATATCCCCCAACCCTGCCCAGACCCGCTGTGGCTATCCTGCCCTTCAAGTTGCCACTTTGTCAAACTACCACTGAGAAAGGACAGATGGAGGTAAACATGATCATCGCATCACATGATGTCTAGCAAAGACAGTCACCTACAAATTTGAAACTAGAGGAATTGATAAACCACCCTTCTAGAAGAGTGGAATAGTACCGTTTTATTCTACAATGTTTCTTCAGCTGTGCAAGatggagttttttttgtcattatagtaTCTCTGTGTCtgcgtttttgttgttgcttacACATATTGAAATGGGAGCAGCTCCCTTGTCCTGGCTAACCAGCATTTCTGATTTACAGGAATTACAGTTACGTGATGCAATTTGATGTTGATTTGGGAATGTGCTCATTTCAGGAACAGTTTTGGCGCTCAGTGCTCTTCCATGACCATTACAGCTTTCTGTCCTCACATGGCTATGAAGTCGATGAAGTTGGACAGAACGAAGCCCAAAAAGAGCAACAAGCGCTGCTGATGAAGATGTTTGCAGTCAGTACATACTCATTATTTGTTGCTGTGGTGTCTTCCGTAATGactaatctttttaattttgattCTTCAGTTGTCGTGTAAACTGGAGAGAGAATTTCGCTGCATTGAGTTGGCAGAACTAATGACTCAAAATGTTGTGACACTGGCCATTCGCTACGCTTCCAAATCCAGACGCATGGTCCTTGCACAACGGCTCAGTGAAATTGCGCTGAAAGCCAGTCGAATTCAGGATAGCGAacaggaggaagatgaggaagaggagagcGAATACTCTGAAATCAGGCGAACTTCTTTGAGGTAATGCATAACTGTGGAACTGCTTTGAATCAAATCTCAAAGCATCCCACATTCCATATCAATTTAAAGTGATGCCCACTTTTATTGAGACATGTACAAAGAGTTTTGCTTTAAATTTAATTGACCTCGTTTACCTTCATATATGGACAGCTCTGACCAGGTTGTGGCCAAAGAAAATCATTACCGCAGACACACACAGGAAAGCAAACCGGACAATGAGCTTGAGGAGCAAGAGGATGAACAACAATTGGAATATGAAGACGGCGCAGAATCTGCAAAGCGTCAGTTTTCCCTGTGAACAAATGTTATCCTTGGGTTTTCTTTACGCAATCAATAACATACGTGATATATAACCTATAGGTGTCAACCCGTTTGCCAAAGTTCCAGGATCACCTATGAAGCAAGCTGCCCAACTTAGTAAGTACGAGATATTtagcgtattttctcgcatatatgccaTAATTGTcgctcaaaaaatgatgactgaatcaaaggaACTGATTATttatgcacaaattagacttgacatgcacaatgCGGCCTCATGCGGtctgttatttaaaaatacacaaaagatAGAGATAAAACGCTTTACAACATTTATATTGACGTctgtgaatgaaattcaagaaaaggcaattttaaagataCGACTTTACGCGGACGTAAACTTAGATTTGAATGTCTCACCTTGGtccttgatttttattttgtagccAGCAAACTTGGCCGTTCAAACCCTTTCAAGGTTAGTTTTGTCCATATTTGTAAATATCTAATTATTatgctttttatcttcaaagtTGTAACTAAAAGTTTGGGGTTATACCATGCAGGTTTTCGGTTCAGAGAAGTCCTCAGCTGTTTCTTCTCAGCCTCGAGTTGCAAACATCCTGGACAACATGACGTCCAGCAGGAAGTCAGCTCCACTGAGTGCATCTGCGGGGAAGTCAAACAAAAGCACCATCCTCAAACCACTCCCCCTTCGAACAAAGACAAAGGTATTACTATGTCAAATGTTTAGCTACCAAAAATGCTACTGCTTTTACactattaattatatttaattttcaaattattatCTTACAGAATTGTTGAAAAACTGTGTCTTTTTTACTCAAATGTTCCATCCAGGCTCAGAGCACTCTCCTACAGATGGCTGGGGGGAAAGCGGTCGTTAAGACTCAGGAGAACATGGAGGTTCAGAATGATGAGCAAAAGCAAGCAAATCTCTTGACTGCTCCCTCACCAACTGATAACTCTGAAACTAAAAGGTAAGAGATTcatatatgaatgtgttttgcaGAATAGTTCACATTGGAAAAGGAAAATTATACTTGCTCAGTGTCCTTAAAATGTTGCTCATACTCAACCGTAATTGAGCTTAATTCATGGCAAGAATAACCGAAGCGAAAGAAATTACACTAAATTGTGTAGTCAAACGGTGGGTATGACCACTCTAACACTTACCTACAGATGGGCCTTTTGGAGAAGCTTCCTAAAAtgtgacaataacattttttatagaaaagaaTTAGCTTTCGCTGAGGTTAATTGCAAATGGAGTTCTATAAGATTGAATGAaatccaagaaagaaaaaaaacgtatgttgtaaaaaaggtgaaaaaaaactcacttgtgcctgccattgctggCTTAGAGCGCCGCTATTTTATCTATGGATGACAAACTAGAACGCtacgctacggacacacttcctggttgtactgctcacgtaacttcctttttgaatttgtatacatgcaggcaacaccctttaggAATGTACAGTCAAGCAGACGATCCTTTCGATTCATGCAGTAGCCCAGAAATAACATGTGcgataatttttcttaagattttcccttcaaagttacacatttgtactcccttttaaaaccatgaatatggaagtgaaaattttgaatcagggggcgtcttatacgagagaaattgtaaaattcaattatttttaaggcaatttaaagggTACTGCTTACACACGAAGGTGGCTAAtaagtgagaaaatacagtatatacaactcaatgtgtgtgtgtgtgtttgttgaaAAGCCGACCAAAAACAGGGTTCCAGTTATGGTTAGAAGAGAACAGGAAGAATATCATAGCGGATCACCCTGGCCTGGAGGAGACGGACATTATCAAGGAGGCAATGGGGCTCTTCAGGAATCTTCCAGCAGAGGACCGTTTGGtatgaaaaactaaatatattccGATGCATGTCATGATAATTTTGACTTCGTTTAACAAATTAGTATAACCAGGGATCTTTGAATTTATCCAATATTGCACATTTGAGGCTGTTTCAGTCCTTCCTAGCAGCATCCCCCATTTCTTTGCATAGAGCGGGCTTCAGCAACCCACATCTCGAGAGCTGAATGTACGTTTTTTAGCACTACCGTTGTGGCaccctggagctttttttttttttttttttttttaaagaaattgacaATGAGAAGGGAGGGAACTCTATATTagcggcggtccgtgcattttctagcgacgccttcagcaaatcaatccaaccctcaaaaactttatgggtataaaacctctactgcagttacagctgcgacacaaaaataatcaataataatctcatacaattgaaatataaattagcaatatagccatattttcctcaccaaaaatcctttttaactgtacacaatatccatcctcctttctttcttccttcttttctatcgccatcgaaacTAACGCTGAAAgttgagcctgtcctgtcatatttctggcatatgtttttattcgattttgTGCAGAAAATGTGTGTTCCCAgttgtgacagatttgcttgctttggagttgtctgaCCTTTCTGAAtaatgtccagcttttttcttgaaaagtctgtcttgaaaatggctttaaggGTTATGGTGAAGATTCAATCAAGAATCACCagaaagcagatctgccaaaaaTTCAAAGCTGCTGGAAAACAGgcgtcagtgtccacagtcaagcgtgttttgcatctggACAAACCTATCATccacatatatttattttctaaatgagGGCTGAAGTACCACCTTAACCGATTGATCTGTTTCAAGAGGTGGCAAACATTACGAGTGTATAGAGCAATGATGTGGTCGTGACCCTGCATTCATCAAGCTTCTCAGAAGGCAGCTGGTTGATGTCCACATGCGTGGGGAGGACGTGGTGCTTGTTGCCTGGGAACCTTGTTGCGTGCGTGATGCCACTGAGGGCATAAATCACAGATCTCAGGATAATACTGAGAGACAGTCAAGCAGTTAGCCTCCACTGAATCTCCATTTTTGCATCACGTTTGTTGCTCCTTTATGTGTACTCTGTACTCTACTACTCTGTCATGGCACCGCTGCCATGAAAgacatttgtattttctattttctcttATTGTTGGTCGGCgccccggcggatgagtggttagcacgccggcttcacagctctggggtcctgagttcaaattcaggttgatccacctgtgtggagttttcatgttctccacgggccagcgttggtttcctccgggtactccggtttcctcccacattccaaaaacatgcatggtagggggattggacactctaaattgcccctagaaatTGGTGTGACAGTGcttggttgtccatcttcttgtgccctgcgattggttggccactgattcagctggcccggagtcagttgggataggctccagcatcccccttgaccctaatgaggatagagcggttcagaaaatgaaaaaataagattCTTATTGGTTGGATGTTTGCCATTTCCTTGATCCATGTGCAGTCAGCATGGAATTCCTATTCTTCTGCATTTGTTTACCTACACAGTTTTTTAAGTCCAATTTGCTCAACCATTTGTTAGGTTAGAACTtcatttcatcccgtatttaggAAATTtcttgcagtagcaagacaaacACAACACATTGTAgacttgggtaaaaaaaactggagccacacacaggaagtccacaccCTTGAGAAATTCACAAATGAGAATAATTCTAGTGGTAATATAAAGCTCAAGCGGAAAGTGAATGCAGGGTATTTGCTGCAATTAAAATTGAAAGAATTAATTGTTTTAGGTTAATTATGTTGAAATACATTAATATTAATTGAGCTTGgtccaaaaaatataatttatgattGCCTATTTTTCTGTGATGGATACCAGTTcccaattattcatttaattagcaaaaattattttaaataaagaacaacGTGGTCAATAGAGAGTTGTTGTGAGGCTCCAATAAGAAGTCACCGTTGTGTCAAGCAGGCTGCAGGAAGAATACGGACGcaacaaatgtatatatacgttTTGGAGGATTTCATATAGGGTCATTTGCACATCAAAGTATTTCGTAAcctaaatatttcatatttagaGACATTCGTAAATTGAGTTACCACTCTAAATGGAAGAATAAATCTGCCGTGCCAGGTTACCTCAACTGTCTTTAAATACCTACATTCCATCTATCATTTTATggtcaaaaataaaagaaaaactactCTTCCAGCAGGACACAAACACCCCTAGTGACGACTTGAACAGTCAAATGGAGTAGTAATTACTCACTCATGGACGCAAATAtctcatatttatatatagtgtaattCTTTAAAATTCAACAGTGAGGCATCGCTGATTCAAGCAGTATGTAGTAATACATGCTTATTTCAATTTCTTTATCAGCAAGTGTGGTCTCTTTGGTCCTGTCTCATGTCTGATGATTCATCCTGGGCTGTACTACTTTCAGGAAAGTGTTTCCTTTTGTTTCTGCTCAATGAGAAAGGAGGCACAAGGCGAGCAAGAGGATGAGAGCCAGTGGGCTtaaagagagagacacacaacCTGTCAATTGTGATTATACATGACAGGATGCAATTTCCAACCGCATGCTTAAGTGTTGCTGCATGTATTCGCTCATTGTCATGGAGCCTGCGTCCACACAGATGCTCACGACTCTCTTTTGTATCCCCTCATAATTAACATGTGCATACCCTTTCATCCAGGGATGGACTGAGCGAGCAAAAAGCCCGCCTGATGATGTGCTGGATCTGAAGAAAAGAAAACGAACTGAAGCAGACGAAGGCGTAGAAAAGGAAATTGAGGAGAGagaaacaaatgaaaacaatgcCAGGAAGAAGAAAGCCTTGGATCCTTCGTCTAAGCTTTCTGCATTTGCATTTCACAACAACTGAAGTTtgacaaattgtttttattttttgtaatattttattttattaaagtcCACTTCGTCAATATTTAAGATTGATTAAAGTTAAGTTCGTTCATTAATTTGCTTCTCCCTAACTGTTTATATATTCACGTTTATATTCCATTAAAGTTATTGATTTCATAAAAGAAgtgtggtcttttttttaattaaaataaatattcaatcatATTTAGCCAAAAGTGCACCTTTAAAGTTTGGCTGATAAAttaatgcataaaaaatattttaattggaGCTTAGATCAGGAATTTTGATTAT
It encodes the following:
- the wdhd1 gene encoding WD repeat and HMG-box DNA-binding protein 1; translation: MPCERKPMRYGHSEGHTEVCFDDTGKFMVTCGNDGDVRIWENLDDDPRFINVGEKTYSLAVKNSKLVTATSNNTVQIHTFPDGDPDGILTRFTTNATHVTFNSSGSKVAAGSSDFLIKVVDVSDSSQQKTLRGHEGPVLSVTFDPKDDFLASASCDGSVIVWNIEEQTQVVSWPLLQKANDVSNAKSICRLAWQPRTAKVLAVPVDTKVHLYERGSWDHVSTLSDDLLTQPINVTAWSPCGQFLAAASVGGFITFWDVESKLCVERQKHEKGFTVCSLAWHPSGSQIAYTDNEGHLGLLEAFSATISKTTIPKVTAVKGERGYEALFDDDDDDQVLDEGWDYDKSPPKKAVIGNNKDEEDDDDFIIPATGRVRNRGAILDDENSLDSGSLQLRQTKFDGDDDDADSAVMTAAVPATLRPIYDGPKPTPPQKAFQPGSTPLHLTHRFMMWNSVGMVRGYNDEQDNAIDVEFHDTAVHHAMHLTNTLGHTMTDISQEAVLLACPSTYELASKLHCLHFSSWDTNKEWMVDLPKGEDARALCLGQGWAAIATSALMVRLFSIGGVQKEIFSLPGSVVCMAGHGEQLLIVYHRGTGFDGEQALGVQLLQFGRKRKQIINGEPLPLSPKSYLAWLGFTAEGTPCYVDSEGVVRMLNRSLGFTWTPVCNTRDTCKSKSDHYWVVGVHENPQQLRCIPCKGSRYPPTLPRPAVAILPFKLPLCQTTTEKGQMEEQFWRSVLFHDHYSFLSSHGYEVDEVGQNEAQKEQQALLMKMFALSCKLEREFRCIELAELMTQNVVTLAIRYASKSRRMVLAQRLSEIALKASRIQDSEQEEDEEEESEYSEIRRTSLSSDQVVAKENHYRRHTQESKPDNELEEQEDEQQLEYEDGAESAKRVNPFAKVPGSPMKQAAQLTSKLGRSNPFKVFGSEKSSAVSSQPRVANILDNMTSSRKSAPLSASAGKSNKSTILKPLPLRTKTKAQSTLLQMAGGKAVVKTQENMEVQNDEQKQANLLTAPSPTDNSETKSRPKTGFQLWLEENRKNIIADHPGLEETDIIKEAMGLFRNLPAEDRLGWTERAKSPPDDVLDLKKRKRTEADEGVEKEIEERETNENNARKKKALDPSSKLSAFAFHNN